The Chitinophaga lutea genome contains the following window.
GCCAGGCCAAATGGGTGGAATACCTCAATGCGATGGGCTTCGGCGAACGCCTGGGCGTTGACATTCCCAGCGAGGTGCGCGGTATAGTGCCGGATACCGCCAGGATGAACTACCGCTACCGCGGCCTCTGGAACTCCTGTTCCGAAGTGTACGTAGGCATGGGCCAGGGCCTGCTCGGCGTTACGCCCCTGCAGCTGGCCAACGCCATGGCCATCATCGCCAACCGCGGCCACTATTACCTGCCGCACTTCGTGCAGAGCATCGACAACGACAATTCAGACCTCCTGAAAAAATATAAAGAGAAACACTCCGTGGCCCATATTTCGGACGAAGCATTCAACTCCGTGGTATTGGGTATGGAAGACGTGGTAACGAAAGGTACCGCCCGCGGCGCGCAGATCGAGGGCGTTGCGGTGTGCGGTAAAACCGGTACGGCGGAAAACAAGGCGCGCATCAACGGCAAGATCGAAAAGCTGAAAGATCACTCGCTGTTCGTGGGCTTCGCCCCGCGCGACAATCCGAAGATCGCCATCGCCGTTATCGTGGAGAATGCCGGTTTCGGCAGCACCTACGCCGTGCCCATCGCCAGCATCCTCATGGAAAAATACCTGACGGATACGATTTCCGCCAAACGGAGGCCCATCCTGCAGAAGATGATGGAAACCGTTACCATGTCCAACGAAATGCGCGCAAAATCCAAGCTGGATTCGCTCAACCGGGTGAATTACACTGCCGCGCAGGGGGACGATTTATTGAGAAAGATCATCGCTAACTAAACATACACATGAACCGCCCACAAGCGAAACTCACAGCAGGCATCGACTGGCCCATTTTCGGGCTCTACCTGGCGTTGGTATTCATCGGCTTCCTGGCCATTTTTGCGGCGGAGTACCGCGAGGGCGACCATGTGCTGCAAAACCTCCTGCAACAGAACAAAAACTGGGCGCGGCAGGTGTTGTGGTTCGGTGTGTCTGTTGTGCTGGCCACGGGCATCTGGCTCACCGACAGCAAGTTTTTTACGGCCACGGCCAATCTCTTTTATGCTTTCGGTATCCTGCTGCTGCTGATCGTACTGGCCATCGGTACGGGCGTTAAAGGCTCCAATTCCTGGCTCGAACTGGGCGGTTTCCGCTTCCAGCCGGCCGAGTTCACGAAACTGTGCACCAACCTCGCTCTGGCGAAATATCTTTCTTCGATGGAAACGGATTTCACCAAAATGCGGTCGCGACTCATTGCCGCAGCCATGGTGCTGGCGCCCTGCGCCATCATCATCCTGCAGGATGAAACGGGGCTCGCGCTGGTGTACTTCGCCTTCTTTCTCGTGATGTTCCGCGAAGGCCTGCCGGGCATCATTCTCGTGATCGCTTTTTCGGGTATCATCCTCGTGCTGTCGGCGTTGCTGGTAGACAAATACATCCTCTTCTACATCTTCACCGGCGTGGCCGCCCTGGTGATCTATTTCAGCCGCCGCGAAATACGGCGCAAGCGCTCCAGGCTGGTGCTCATCCTGTCCATCTGGGCCTTCTGCTCTGCGTTCGTGGTGTTTGTGGTGCCCTTTGCCTTTACGAAAGTGCTGAAAGACTACCAGGTGCGCCGTATCGAGGTAATGCTGGGGAAAGAGAACGATCCCAAGGCGACCTATAATACCCGCCAGAGCATGATCGCCATCGGTTCCGGTGGCCTCTGGGGGAAGGGGTATCTCAAAGGCACGCAAACGCGCTTCGACTTCGTGCCCGAGCAAAGCACCGACTTCATTTTCTGTACCATTGGGGAAGACTTCGGTTTCGTGGGC
Protein-coding sequences here:
- the rodA gene encoding rod shape-determining protein RodA, which produces MNRPQAKLTAGIDWPIFGLYLALVFIGFLAIFAAEYREGDHVLQNLLQQNKNWARQVLWFGVSVVLATGIWLTDSKFFTATANLFYAFGILLLLIVLAIGTGVKGSNSWLELGGFRFQPAEFTKLCTNLALAKYLSSMETDFTKMRSRLIAAAMVLAPCAIIILQDETGLALVYFAFFLVMFREGLPGIILVIAFSGIILVLSALLVDKYILFYIFTGVAALVIYFSRREIRRKRSRLVLILSIWAFCSAFVVFVVPFAFTKVLKDYQVRRIEVMLGKENDPKATYNTRQSMIAIGSGGLWGKGYLKGTQTRFDFVPEQSTDFIFCTIGEDFGFVGSIIFIGLYVALLFRIIFIAERQRSTFSRVYAYGVASIIFFHLFINISMTIGLAPVIGIPLPLVSYGGSSLMTFTMLIFIMLRLDADRQMVLR